A single region of the Pirellulales bacterium genome encodes:
- a CDS encoding NAD(P)/FAD-dependent oxidoreductase, with product MAEATRSDCIIIGGGHNGLVAAAYLARAGKRVTVLERRHVLGGAATTEELWPGFKVSPAAYVISLFPPKIIEELRLRQYGLAILPRNPSSFTPLEDGRSLLMGPDAELNRREIAKFSQHDAEAYPRYEALLDRVSRAIDPVLAETAPDLLPLGRDWRKIGTRKRLADAKKLWQLYRVAGTLGADMPEAIEILTGAARPILDRWFESDVLKATLATDAIIGAFASISTPGSAYVLLHHVMGEAGGARGVWGYVQGGMGALSTAIEGACRDLGVAIRREAEVTRIVTSDGRVRGVLLADGTQLEANVVASSVDPHWTFERFLAPDDLPADFRAAVSRIDYSSASAKINLALAEPPDFLAQPGNTIGPHHHGTMHIGPSLDYLERAFDDAKYGRPSHEPILEMTLPTSVDRTIAPEGRHILSIFVQYAPYKLAEGTWDERKEAFADRCIEVLARYAPNVPGAILHRQILSPLDLERTFRLTGGNIFQGAMTLNQLFALRPVAGWADHRTPVEGLYLCGAASHPGGGVMGICGRNAANVILAD from the coding sequence ATGGCAGAAGCAACTCGTTCCGATTGCATCATCATCGGCGGCGGGCACAACGGCCTCGTGGCCGCCGCCTATCTGGCTCGCGCCGGCAAACGCGTCACCGTGCTCGAACGCCGCCACGTGCTCGGGGGCGCCGCCACGACCGAAGAGTTGTGGCCCGGCTTCAAGGTCTCGCCCGCCGCCTACGTCATCAGCCTTTTCCCGCCGAAGATCATCGAAGAGCTGCGCCTGCGACAGTACGGCCTGGCGATCCTGCCGCGCAATCCCTCGTCGTTCACGCCGCTGGAAGATGGGCGCAGCCTGCTGATGGGCCCCGACGCCGAGTTGAATCGCCGCGAAATCGCCAAGTTCAGCCAGCACGACGCCGAGGCTTATCCCCGCTACGAGGCGCTGTTGGATCGCGTCTCGCGGGCGATCGATCCGGTACTCGCTGAGACCGCCCCCGACCTGTTGCCACTCGGACGCGACTGGCGCAAGATCGGCACGCGCAAACGACTGGCCGACGCGAAGAAATTATGGCAGCTCTATCGCGTGGCCGGCACGCTCGGCGCCGACATGCCCGAGGCGATCGAGATCCTCACCGGCGCCGCCAGACCGATTCTCGACCGCTGGTTCGAGTCCGACGTGCTCAAGGCCACGCTGGCCACCGACGCCATCATCGGCGCGTTCGCCTCGATCTCCACCCCGGGCAGCGCCTATGTCCTCTTGCACCACGTGATGGGCGAGGCCGGCGGCGCGCGAGGCGTGTGGGGCTACGTCCAGGGAGGCATGGGCGCCTTGTCGACCGCCATCGAAGGGGCCTGCCGCGATCTCGGCGTGGCGATTCGCCGCGAGGCCGAGGTAACCCGCATTGTCACAAGCGACGGGCGCGTGCGCGGCGTGCTGCTGGCCGATGGCACTCAGCTTGAAGCCAACGTCGTCGCCTCGAGCGTCGATCCCCACTGGACCTTCGAGCGTTTCCTCGCCCCCGACGATCTACCTGCCGATTTTCGCGCCGCGGTCTCGCGCATCGATTACTCCTCCGCCTCGGCCAAGATCAACCTGGCGCTCGCCGAGCCCCCTGACTTCCTCGCCCAGCCGGGCAACACGATCGGTCCGCACCATCACGGCACGATGCACATCGGGCCGAGCCTCGACTACCTCGAACGCGCCTTCGACGATGCCAAGTACGGCCGGCCGAGCCACGAGCCAATCCTCGAGATGACCCTGCCCACGAGCGTCGATCGCACGATCGCCCCCGAGGGGCGGCACATCCTGTCGATCTTCGTGCAGTACGCCCCCTACAAGCTGGCCGAAGGAACCTGGGACGAGCGCAAAGAGGCCTTTGCCGATCGCTGCATCGAGGTCCTCGCCCGTTACGCCCCCAACGTCCCGGGCGCGATCCTGCACCGGCAGATCCTCTCGCCGCTCGATCTGGAGCGCACGTTCCGCCTCACCGGCGGCAACATCTTCCAAGGGGCCATGACGTTGAATCAGCTCTTCGCCCTCCGCCCCGTCGCCGGCTGGGCCGATCATCGCACACCGGTCGAGGGCCTCTACCTGTGCGGCGCGGCCAGCCACCCCGGCGGCGGTGTGATGGGCATCTGCGGCCGAAACGCGGCGAACGTCATCCTGGCCGACTGA
- a CDS encoding EamA family transporter, translating to MSERKASEPTGEVSPRPARWWIVAAALLWSMSGVFAKSGVFDDWPLDARGPLLGFWRALFAGLFLLPFVRRPRWTPWLVPMTLSFAGMNASFLTAMTLTTAANAIWLQCTAPLWVFLIGLVLRIDPLDRRNTVPIVAAACGVGLILYHELGGGARMGVAFGLAAGIFYSGVIISLRGLRHENGAWLVALNLLVSAAVLAPYVLSLGIVPSTWQFFVLAAFGIVQMAIPYLCFARGLRGISGQEASGIGLIEPIVMPVWVFLASGEAPAWWTMVGGGMIFAGLAWRYLRAERA from the coding sequence ATGAGCGAACGTAAAGCATCGGAACCGACCGGCGAGGTGAGCCCGCGTCCCGCGCGGTGGTGGATCGTTGCCGCGGCGCTGTTGTGGAGCATGAGCGGCGTGTTCGCCAAGTCGGGCGTGTTCGACGATTGGCCGCTCGACGCGCGCGGTCCCTTGCTGGGGTTCTGGCGCGCGCTGTTCGCGGGGTTGTTTCTACTTCCCTTCGTACGGCGACCGCGCTGGACGCCGTGGCTCGTGCCGATGACGCTGTCGTTCGCGGGCATGAACGCGTCGTTTCTCACGGCGATGACCCTGACCACCGCGGCCAACGCCATCTGGCTGCAATGCACCGCGCCCTTGTGGGTCTTCTTGATCGGGCTGGTGTTGCGGATCGATCCGCTGGATCGGCGGAATACGGTGCCGATCGTCGCCGCGGCGTGCGGAGTTGGGTTGATACTTTACCACGAGCTTGGCGGCGGCGCGCGAATGGGAGTGGCGTTCGGGCTGGCGGCCGGCATTTTTTACTCGGGGGTGATTATCTCTTTGCGCGGATTGCGGCACGAGAATGGCGCTTGGCTCGTGGCGCTCAATCTGCTGGTGTCGGCGGCAGTGCTCGCGCCGTATGTCTTATCGCTCGGTATCGTGCCGAGCACTTGGCAGTTCTTCGTGCTGGCGGCGTTCGGCATTGTGCAGATGGCGATCCCGTATCTCTGCTTCGCGCGCGGGCTGCGCGGGATCTCGGGACAAGAGGCGTCGGGCATCGGTTTGATCGAGCCGATCGTGATGCCGGTGTGGGTGTTTCTCGCCAGTGGCGAGGCGCCCGCCTGGTGGACGATGGTCGGCGGAGGGATGATCTTTGCCGGGTTGGCGTGGCGCTATCTGCGAGCTGAACGCGCGTAG
- a CDS encoding acyl-CoA dehydrogenase family protein, with amino-acid sequence MSATDREKQMAEAEEILGSVPQEIGFAKGLYFGRYLNHRLPAYPDLTADSAVNAKVDELRRFCAEKIDPVKIDRESKIPDDVVRGLGQLGVLGACLPLDAGGHGMSQTAYCRLVEVLGGHCGGTALFVNAHHSIGPRAIVLFGTPEQQKKYLPKLATGEWLSAFALTEPEAGSDAANVQTQAVPSPDGKGYILNGGKRWITNGGIAQVLSVMARTPVPGSKDTKITSFLVTPDMPGFEVLEARMDKCGVRGSATARLAFKDMYVPKENILGELGKGLRVALTVLDFGRTTFGASCTGAAKFCVARAVEHANRRVQFGETLGSFELVKDKIAYMAAGAYAMESCTYETAAMIDSGEEDFMLETAMLKVFATDTLWRIINDTIQIYGGKAYFTDEPFERMMRDGRINMIGEGANDVLRVFIALVGMRDVGMELKGILDALLSPIGNLGKLSGFAGRRLATMLTSPEVRVRNSALDEDAHRLGTLTGLLGSNVERLLRRYQESVLDRQYLLGRIADSATEIYVSACVLARLDRLMGDHHIPEGERRHELETARYYLKTAERRIRKNFADLWDNDDEATTDIANRWLKGVEPTPEAEAVTATTTNGHGNNHGHH; translated from the coding sequence ATGAGTGCCACCGACCGTGAGAAGCAGATGGCCGAGGCCGAAGAGATCCTCGGCTCCGTCCCGCAGGAAATCGGGTTTGCCAAAGGGCTCTACTTTGGCCGCTACCTGAACCATCGCCTGCCGGCCTATCCCGATCTCACGGCCGACTCGGCGGTGAACGCCAAGGTCGACGAGCTACGTCGCTTCTGCGCCGAGAAGATCGACCCGGTGAAGATCGATCGCGAGTCGAAGATCCCCGATGACGTCGTGCGCGGCCTCGGTCAGCTCGGCGTGCTCGGCGCGTGCCTGCCGCTCGATGCCGGCGGACACGGCATGTCGCAGACTGCCTACTGCCGGCTGGTCGAAGTCCTGGGGGGCCACTGTGGCGGCACGGCGCTCTTCGTCAACGCGCACCATTCGATCGGCCCGCGGGCCATCGTCCTCTTCGGCACGCCCGAGCAACAGAAGAAGTACCTGCCCAAGCTCGCCACGGGCGAATGGCTGAGCGCCTTCGCGCTCACCGAGCCCGAGGCCGGCAGCGACGCGGCGAACGTGCAAACGCAGGCGGTTCCCTCTCCCGACGGCAAGGGCTATATCCTCAACGGCGGCAAGCGCTGGATCACCAACGGCGGCATCGCGCAGGTCTTGAGCGTGATGGCCCGCACGCCCGTTCCCGGCAGCAAAGACACGAAGATCACCTCCTTCCTCGTCACGCCCGACATGCCCGGCTTCGAGGTGCTCGAGGCCCGCATGGACAAGTGCGGCGTCCGCGGCAGCGCCACGGCGCGGTTGGCCTTCAAGGACATGTACGTGCCGAAGGAAAACATCCTCGGTGAGCTGGGCAAGGGGCTGCGAGTCGCGCTCACCGTGCTCGACTTCGGCCGCACCACGTTCGGCGCTAGTTGCACCGGCGCCGCCAAGTTCTGCGTGGCCAGGGCGGTCGAGCACGCCAATCGCCGCGTGCAGTTCGGCGAGACGCTCGGCTCCTTCGAGCTGGTCAAGGATAAAATCGCCTACATGGCCGCCGGCGCCTATGCCATGGAGTCGTGTACCTACGAAACGGCCGCCATGATCGACTCGGGCGAAGAAGACTTCATGCTCGAGACCGCCATGCTCAAGGTCTTTGCCACCGACACGCTGTGGCGGATCATCAACGACACGATCCAGATCTACGGCGGCAAGGCCTACTTCACCGACGAGCCCTTCGAACGCATGATGCGCGACGGCCGCATCAACATGATCGGCGAAGGGGCGAACGACGTCCTCCGCGTCTTCATCGCCCTGGTCGGCATGCGCGACGTGGGCATGGAGCTCAAGGGCATCCTCGACGCCCTCCTCAGCCCGATCGGCAACCTCGGCAAGCTCAGCGGCTTCGCCGGACGACGCCTCGCCACGATGCTCACTTCGCCCGAAGTCCGCGTACGAAACAGCGCCCTCGACGAAGACGCCCATCGCCTGGGGACCCTCACGGGCCTCTTGGGCTCGAATGTCGAACGGCTCTTGCGCCGCTATCAGGAATCAGTCCTCGATCGACAGTACCTGCTCGGGCGGATCGCCGATTCGGCCACCGAGATCTACGTCTCGGCCTGCGTGCTCGCGCGGCTCGATCGCCTGATGGGAGATCACCATATCCCCGAGGGGGAACGTCGCCACGAACTCGAAACGGCCCGCTATTATCTCAAGACCGCCGAGCGCCGTATCCGCAAGAACTTTGCCGACCTGTGGGACAACGACGACGAAGCGACGACCGACATCGCCAACCGCTGGCTGAAGGGGGTCGAACCAACGCCCGAGGCCGAGGCGGTCACGGCGACCACTACAAACGGGCACGGCAACAACCACGGCCACCACTAG